In a genomic window of Platichthys flesus chromosome 24, fPlaFle2.1, whole genome shotgun sequence:
- the si:dkey-183c6.9 gene encoding nuclear factor 7, ovary: protein MSDNQPKNTQQVVLCDMCTEEDRKPARKTCMKCEISMCGQHLQVHLTTPVLLQTHPLTEPMALGGTTKCPQHGKLLEYYCLDDMTCVCVSCAIEDQHRLHNMKTFSTAHKELMEKLTGEQKALRVKTDDENVSLEKWENTEREKLSHSSLRLIEAVTKIRDVTLTSIRTSVSARMVALKTCKSSLQGAQEEKDTFRFLQMYSEVNRDVEEAKAVDLRKGLPPGSNRDKLIQAIQLDGEDMMEQAEHFWGSLLTLVDPDQDPLSTGPDLMFEPQLLGSGISLSKDNQRVFYNDWIGEYTATLLIGTTQPGTNIQRWQVCLSKDFDWTIGLCDKNSAKSLKNGPHYGLCCKNHQLSSVSTDECFDASSNSRGFVQQTEAGRKFHISYALITHQGDEEDEEAVLRLEVVWNSVASSLSFFRRSGLHRREEIVTIAININNQDLVPFVQLEMKNAQNSANPSQIQWKCHCGRVYNKEANHYKQGNGQIMCQKNCHCGEILGGRFTEVVCELL from the coding sequence ATGTCTGACAATCAGCCAAAGAATACGCAGCAAGTTGTCCTCTGTGACATGtgcacagaggaggacaggaaaccAGCCAGAAAGACCTGCATGAAATGTGAGATCTCCATGTGTGGCCAGCACCTGCAGGTCCACCTGACCACGCCGGTGTTACTCCAAACTCATCCTCTGACCGAACCCATGGCTCTAGGTGGCACCACCAAATGCCCCCAGCATGGCAAACTCCTGGAGTACTACTGCTTGGATGAtatgacctgtgtgtgtgtttcctgtgccATTGAAGACCAGCACCGCCTTCACAATATGAAAACCTTCTCCACAGCCCACAAAGAGCTCATGGAGAAGCTCACAGGTGAGCAGAAGGCCCTGCGGGTGAAAACTGACGATGAGAATGTGAGTCTGGAAAAGTGGGAGAATACTGAAAGAGAGAAGCTGAGTCACTCCAGCCTGCGTCTAATTGAGGCTGTGACTAAGATTCGTGATGTTACCCTGACCAGCATCCGAACTTCAGTTTCTGCTCGGATGGTGGCCTTAAAAACATGCAAGAGtagcctgcagggggcgcaggaggagaaggacaccTTCAGATTCCTGCAGATGTATTCAGAGGTGAATCGGGACGTGGAGGAGGCCAAGGCCGTGGACTTGAGGAAAGGGTTGCCGCCCGGCAGCAACCGTGACAAACTCATCCAAGCGATACAACTGGATGGGGAAGACATGATGGAGCAGGCAGAACACTTCTGGGGATCCTTGCTTACTCTGGTCGATCCGGACCAGGATCCCCTCAGCACTGGTCCAGACCTGATGTTTGAGCCTCAGCTTCTCGGCTCCGGCATCTCACTGTCCAAAGACAACCAGAGGGTTTTTTACAATGATTGGATCGGGGAGTACACTGCCACTCTTTTGATCGGCACTACCCAACCAGGAACTAACATTCAGAGGTGGCAGGTCTGTCTTTCCAAAGACTTTGATTGGACCATTGGTTTGTGTGACAAAAATTCTGCGAAGAGTTTGAAGAATGGGCCTCACTATGGCCTTTGCTGCAAAAATCACCAGCTCAGCTCTGTCTCGACAGATGAGTGTTTTGATGCATCATCTAATTCAAGAGGTTTTGTGCAGCAAACCGAAGCAGGCAGAAAATTCCACATTTCCTATGCACTGATCACACATCAGGgcgatgaagaagatgaggaggctGTGCTGAGGCTGGAAGTGGTTTGGAATTCTGTTGCTTCCTCGCTGTCCTTCTTCAGGAGAAGTGGACTGCACCGGAGGGAAGAAATAGTCACGATTGCGATCAACATCAACAACCAGGACCTGGTCCCCTTTGTTCAACTGGAAAtgaaaaatgcacaaaacagTGCAAATCCTTCCCAGATTCAATGGAAGTGCCACTGTGGAAGAGTTTACAACAAGGAAGCCAATCATTACAAACAAGGAAATGGCCAGATTATGTGCCAGAAAAACTGTCACTGTGGAGAAATCCTTGGCGGTCGCTTCACAGAGGTGGTTTGTGAACTTCTGTAA